A region from the Vicia villosa cultivar HV-30 ecotype Madison, WI linkage group LG3, Vvil1.0, whole genome shotgun sequence genome encodes:
- the LOC131660575 gene encoding acetylglutamate kinase, chloroplastic produces MLGGASKTFTNWLGGPFPFTSPTETKIKRSPTNLSFPSNGCRCTTSAALHLPLTESASPGQFRVDILSESLPFIQKFRGKTIVVKYGGAAMKSPELQASVINDLVLLSCVGLHPVMVHGGGPEINHWLGRLNIDPVFRDGLRVTDAETMEIVSMVLVGKVNKTLVSLINKAGATAVGLSGMDGRLLTARPNPKSSDLGFVGDVARVDPTVVRSIVDSGQIPVITSVAADESGQPYNINADTVAGELAAALGAEKLILLTDVAGILEDRNNPESLVRKINIREVTKMMEDGKIGGGMIPKVGCCVRSLAQGVTTASIIDGRVPHSLLLEILTDEGAGTMITG; encoded by the coding sequence ATGTTGGGAGGAGCATCCAAAACCTTCACAAATTGGTTGGGAGGACCTTTTCCATTCACCTCCCCAACCGAAACCAAAATCAAACGGTCACCAACTAACCTCTCTTTTCCATCCAACGGCTGTCGTTGCACCACTTCAGCCGCGTTACACCTTCCACTCACTGAGTCTGCATCTCCGGGTCAGTTCCGAGTTGACATCCTCTCGGAATCGCTTCCCTTCATCCAAAAATTCCGAGGCAAAACCATCGTCGTCAAGTACGGCGGCGCCGCCATGAAATCACCAGAACTCCAAGCCTCCGTCATCAACGATCTCGTCCTCCTCTCCTGCGTCGGCCTCCATCCCGTCATGGTTCACGGCGGAGGTCCAGAGATCAACCACTGGCTCGGCCGTCTCAACATCGATCCCGTTTTCCGTGACGGCCTCCGTGTCACCGACGCGGAAACCATGGAGATCGTCTCCATGGTTCTGGTCGGCAAGGTAAACAAAACTCTCGTCTCTTTAATCAACAAAGCAGGCGCAACCGCTGTAGGTCTCTCCGGCATGGACGGCCGCCTCCTCACCGCACGTCCGAATCCTAAATCCTCCGATCTAGGTTTTGTTGGCGATGTGGCGAGAGTAGATCCAACTGTGGTCCGATCTATAGTCGACAGCGGTCAGATCCCGGTAATCACATCTGTTGCGGCTGATGAATCTGGACAACCTTATAACATTAATGCCGATACAGTTGCCGGAGAATTGGCGGCGGCGTTGGGGGCGGAGAAGTTGATATTGTTGACGGATGTTGCGGGGATATTAGAAGATCGGAATAATCCAGAGAGTTTGGTGAGGAAAATTAACATAAGAGAAGTAACGAAGATGATGGAAGATGGGAAAATCGGTGGTGGAATGATTCCGAAGGTTGGTTGCTGCGTGCGATCACTGGCGCAAGGGGTTACCACCGCGAGTATTATCGATGGTAGGGTTCCGCATTCTTTGTTGCTTGAGATTTTAACTGATGAAGGTGCTGGAACTATGATTACTGGCTAA
- the LOC131660576 gene encoding DDB1- and CUL4-associated factor homolog 1, which yields MDNQANQNQVQPPRDEEEEDPSKMEEEELIAKVNKLMDKITSSPDNPKPNVLHALASILETQETRYMEDNSHSSSINARAAHNIGRLGGIIRENDDFFELVSLKFLSESGYSTAVRAAAVRLILCCSLTWIYPHVFEEPVLENLKNWVTDDSTRSWAEEQNLKPELGEKEASDSEMLKAYSTGLLAVCLVGGGQIVEDVLTSGLSAKLMRYLRVRVLGETSGSQKDISHLSENKHSSGNTSVRGRDDGRGRFRQLLEMSHLGDARINEEGSLNDQGPEQGQDRSVSGQACQEDPWIDDEPPDGLSNSADVGVVDSDGEDRWRCRDIRDGRIKYGEHEDNGRDESARRRTNRGWGRSRGKGRANEGPVESEPILSSAGSAIRLGQGRSGRDRSSLRNTDVKRVPDSKKALTVSEALISGREDSDPCFQDCCVGSKDISDLVRKAVQAAEAEARSDNAPEEAVKAAGDAAADLVKTAALEEYKSTNSEEVAFLAASRAASTVIDAASAVEVSRKSVCIDTETENVSGRETESSEDVEDYFIPDILILTQLREKYCIQCLALLGEYVEVLGPVLHEKGVDVCLGLLQQSSKHQDPSKVAFLLPDVMKLICALAAHRKFAALFVDRGGMQKLLAVPRMAQTFFGLSSCLFTIGSLQGIMERVCALPSDVIYHVVELALQLIECNQDLARKNAALFFSAAFVFRAVLDAFDSQDGLQKLLGLLNDAVSIRSGVTSGALGSSNSGLLRNDRTSSAEVLTSSEKQVAYHTCVALRQYFRAHLLLLIDSIRPSKGKSAARNIPSTRAAYKPLDISNEAMDKVFTQLQKDRKLGPAFVRTSWREVEKFLASNGHITMLELCQAPTVERYLHDLLQYALGVLQIVTLVPSSRKMIVNATLSTNRSGIYVILDAANISNSHVDPEIIQSALNVLINLVCPPPSISNKPPAVSQGQQFASSQTSNGALSETRDRYADRSAHGASHIDPRERNGESSAIDRGNAAALVTQSVNSTPQTPAPSASSGLVGDRRITLGAGARCAGLATQLEQGYHQAREAVCSSNGIKVLIQIISSRVYSSPAALDCLRALACRVLLGLARDDNIAHTLTKLQVGKKVSDIIRDSGSTTLGPEQGRWQAELSQAAIELIGIVANLGRASTLVASDAATPTLRRIERAAIAAATPITYPSSELLLLIHEHLQASGLGQTASLLLKEAQLTPLSSLLAPSSLAQQPTTQEASSIQVQWPSGRTPSGFLTSKLKSNSKNEDTCLKSDAFSAKKKSLTFSSSFGSHTRHQVIDSQQSSARKWLRTGKDSSETCIIENSSESSVKHNTETGPQFKTPVTLPSKRKLSDLKDIPMLSSSGKRLNVGDPGLRSPISSIAVRKSSLHTDAVGLFTPTSNLRSHHGRCTADNVDENQYCISSLAQTTPSSQVVNDVQPNNLERITLDSLVVQYLKHQHRQCPAPITTLPPISLLHPHVCPEPKRSLDAPSNVTARLGTREYKFMYGGVHGNRRDRQFVFSRFRPWRTYRDDAGALFTCITFVGDSSHIAVGSHTGELKFFDSNNSNVVESFTGHQSPLTLIQSYVSGETQLLLSSCSQDVKLWDATSILGGPTRSFEGCKAARFSNSGNTFAALSSESTGREILLYDIESYQLKEKLSDTSTISTGRGHVYSLIHFSPADSMLLWNGVLWDPRVSTPVHRFDQFTDYGGGGFHPAGNEVIINSEVWDLRKFRLLRSVASLDQTSITFNARGDVMYAMLRRNIEDVMSAMHARRVKHPLFSAFRTVDAINYSDISTTPVDRCVLDFATEPTDSFIGLITMDDQGEMYSSARSYEIGRRRPTDDDSDPDDAESEEEDEDEDDDDEDPLLGPGFGGESDSDAEDMSNDDDSASDPDDDDDEEGGFIMNDVDFDGEGDLLDMVSDGDDEDDDDSQGLSGSSDDYDFGY from the exons ATGGATAATCAAgcgaatcagaatcaagttcaaCCGCCACgtgacgaagaagaagaagatccttCGAAGATGGAGGAAGAAGAGTTAATCGCAAAGGTTAACAAACTCATGGATAAAATCACTTCTTCTCCTGATAACCCTAAACCTAACGTTCTGCATGCTCTTGCTTCCATTCTTGAAACTCAAGAGACTCG GTACATGGAAGATAATAGTCATTCTTCGTCTATCAATGCACGTGCTGCTCATAATATTGGACGTCTTGGTGGTATAATTCGG GAAAACGATGATTTCTTTGAGTTAGTATCTTTGAAGTTTCTATCAGAATCAGGATACTCAACTGCGGTTCGAGCTGCTGCTGTCAGACTTATCTTGTGCTGTTCTCTAACTTGGATT TATCCTCATGTTTTTGAAGAACCGGTTCTCGAGAACTTAAAAAATTGGGTTACTGATGATAGTACTAGGTCGTGGGCCGAGGAGCAAAATCTGAAACCTGAACTGGGAGAAAAGGAGGCCTCGGATTCTGAAATGTTGAAAGCATATTCTACTGGGCTCCTTGCCGTGTGCTTGGTCGG CGGAGGTCAAATAGTGGAAGATGTATTAACATCTGGCTTGTCAGCTAAGTTAATGCGTTATCTTCGTGTGCGTGTGCTGGGCGAGACAAGTGGCAGCCAGAAAGATATTAGTCATTTATCCGAAAACAAACATTCATCTGGGAATACTTCAGTAAGAGGTAGAGATGATGGTCGTGGAAGGTTTCGCCAGCTCCTGGAAATGAGTCATTTAGGTGATGCAAGGATTAATGAAGAAGGATCTTTAAATGACCAAGGTCCTGAACAGGGTCAGGATAGAAGTGTTAGTGGACAGGCTTGCCAAGAAGATCCCTGGATAGACGATGAACCTCCTGATGGACTCAGCAACAGTGCTGATGTTGGTGTGGTGGATTCTGATGGGGAGGATAGATGGCGTTGTAGAGATATTCGTGATGGCAGGATAAAATACGGTGAGCATGAAGACAATGGTAGGGACGAATCTGCAAGGCGGCGTACTAACCGTGGATGGGGAAGATCAAGGGGGAAAGGAAGGGCCAATGAAGGTCCAGTAGAAAGTGAACCCATTTTGTCATCTGCTGGTTCTGCCATTCGATTAGGACAGGGGCGGAGTGGTAGAGATAGGAGCTCTTTGAGGAACACTGACGTTAAACGAGTGCCTGATTCTAAAAAGGCTCTTACCGTTTCTGAAGCTTTGATTTCCGGAAGAGAGGATAGTGATCCTTGTTTCCAAGATTGCTGTGTTGGTAGTAAAGATATCTCTGATCTTGTTCGAAAAGCAGTCCAAGCCGCCGAAGCTGAAGCCAGATCAGACAATGCCCCTGAAGAAGCTGTCAAAGCAGCTGGTGATGCTGCTGCTGACCTTGTTAAAACTGCAGCTTTAGAG GAATACAAATCCACCAACAGTGAAGAGGTAGCTTTTTTGGCTGCTTCTAGAGCTGCATCAACGGTTATCGATGCTGCATCTGCTGTTGAAGTTTCAAG GAAATCTGTCTGCATTGATACTGAGACAGAGAATGTTAGTGGCAGAGAAACAGAATCTAGTGAGGATGTTGAAGATTATTTCATCCCAGACATTCTAATACTTACACAATTGAGGGAAAAATATTGCATTCAGTGTCTTGCGTTACTCGGAGAATATGTTGAAGTTCTTGGACCTGTATTGCACGAAAAGGGGGTTGATGTATGTCTTGGACTTTTGCAGCAAAGTTCTAAACATCAGGATCCATCCAAGGTTGCTTTCCTGTTGCCCGATGTCATGAAGCTGATATGTGCTTTGGCTGCCCATAGGAAATTTGCTGCACTATTTGTGGACCGTGGAGGAATGCAAAAGCTGCTTGCTGTACCTAGAATGGCTCAAACATTCTTTGGCCTTTCTTCTTGTCTATTTACTATTGGTTCCCTTCAG GGGATAATGGAACGAGTTTGCGCTCTTCCTTCTGATGTTATTTATCACGTAGTTGAGTTGGCTCTCCAACTCATTGAGTGTAATCAAGATCTTGCCCGGAAGAATGCAGCATTATTTTTTTCTGCCGCATTTGTCTTCAGAGCAGTACTCGATGCTTTTGACTCACAGGATGGCTTACAGAAATTACTGGGCCTTCTCAATGATGCTGTTTCCATAAGATCAGGAGTAACTTCTGGAGCCTTGGGCTCGTCTAACTCAGGATTACTTCGAAATGACAGAACATCATCTGCAGAAGTGCTGACATCATCTGAGAAGCAGGTAGCCTATCACACTTGTGTTGCTCTGCGGCAATATTTCAGAGCACACCTCCTATTATTAATAGATTCTATTCGTCCAAGCAAAGGCAAAAGTGCTGCTAGAAATATTCCAAGTACAAGGGCTGCTTACAAGCCACTTGATATTAGTAATGAGGCAATGGATAAAGTATTCACACAATTACAAAAAGATCGAAAGCTAGGTCCTGCATTTGTGAGAACAAGTTGGCGGGAAGTTGAAAAATTCTTGGCATCTAACGGGCATATTACTATGTTGGAATTGTGTCAG GCCCCAACTGTGGAGCGATATCTACATGATTTGCTTCAGTATGCATTGGGGGTTTTGCAAATTGTTACATTGGTACCTAGCAGTCGGAAGATGATTGTAAATGCTACATTAAGCACCAACCGGTCTGGTATTTATGTAATTTTGGATGCTGCAAATATTAGCAATAGTCATGTGGACCCTGAG ATAATTCAATCAGCCTTAAATGTTTTAATCAACCTTGTTTGCCCCCCTCCTTCAATCAGCAATAAACCACCCGCAGTGTCACAAGGCCAGCAGTTTGCGTCTTCCCAAACCTCTAATGGTGCTCTCTCTGAGACTAGAGATAGATATGCTGACCGATCTGCTCATGGTGCCAGCCATATTGATCCTAGGGAGAGGAATGGAGAGTCCAGTGCTATAGATCGAGGCAATGCTGCAGCACTTGTTACACAATCTGTGAATAGTACTCCCCAAACTCCCGCTCCCTCTGCAAGCTCAGGCTTGGTTGGTGACCGGAGAATAACCCTGGGTGCAGGAGCACGCTGTGCCGGCCTTGCTACACAGCTGGAACAAGGATATCATCAGGCAAGAGAGGCTGTCTGTTCTAGTAATGGTATAAAGGTTCTTATACAAATCATCTCTTCGCGTGTATATTCATCTCCTGCTGCTCTGGACTGTCTCCGTGCTCTAGCTTGTCGAGTTCTGCTTGGATTAGCCAGAGATGACAATATTGCACATACATTGACAAAACTTCAG GTCGGGAAAAAAGTGTCTGACATAATTAGAGATTCAGGTAGCACAACACTCGGACCAGAGCAGGGTAGGTGGCAAGCTGAACTATCCCAGGCTGCAATTGAGTTAATTGGG ATTGTGGCTAATTTAGGACGTGCAAGCACATTAGTTGCTAGTGATGCAGCTACTCCTACATTAAGGCGCATTGAAAGAGCTGCTATAGCTGCCGCCACGCCTATTACTTACCCTTCAAG CGAACTCTTGCTCTTAATTCATGAACACTTACAGGCATCTGGATTGGGGCAAACTGCTTCTTTATTGCTTAAAGAGGCTCAGTTAACTCCTTTGTCATCATTACTTGCTCCATCTTCTCTAGCACAACAACCCACAACACAAGAAGCTTCTTCAATACAGGTTCAGTGGCCTTCTGGTCGTACTCCTAGTGGCTTTCTCACCAGTAAATTAAAGTCTAATTCAAAGAATGAAGATACTTGTTTGAAAAGTGATGCTTTCTCTGCAAAGAAAAAGTCACTAACTTTCTCATCGTCTTTTGGTTCCCATACAAGACACCAAGTCATTGACTCTCAGCAGTCATCAGCCAGAAAATGGTTACGTACTGGGAAAGACTCTTCAGAAACTTGTATAATAGAGAACTCATCTGAATCTTCAGTGAAACATAACACTGAAACTGGACCTCAGTTTAAGACTCCAGTCACCTTGCCGTCCAAACGGAAGTTATCGGATTTAAAGGATATACCAATGTTATCATCATCTGGAAAGCGACTAAATGTTGGGGATCCGGGTCTTCGCTCTCCTATTTCCTCAATTGCAGTTCGTAAAAGCAGCCTGCATACTGATGCTGTTGGGCTTTTCACACCAACTAGTAATCTGAGGAGTCATCATGGCCGTTGTACAGCTGACAATGTGGATGAGAATCAGTACTGCATCTCTAGTCTAGCTCAGACAACACCATCCTCCCAAGTAGTAAATGATGTCCAGCCCAACAACCTTGAGCGCATAACACTAGATTCTCTGGTGGTTCAGTATCTGAAACATCAGCATCGCCAATGCCCAGCCCCCATTACCACCCTTCCTCCAATATCTCTGCTGCACCCACATGTTTGTCCTGAACCTAAACGAAGCCTCGATGCCCCCTCTAATGTGACTGCTCGCCTTGGTACTCGCGAATATAAGTTTATGTATGGTGGAGTACATGGTAATCGCAGGGATCGTCAATTTGTTTTCAGCCGGTTTAGGCCATGGCGCACTTATCGGGACGATGCCGGTGCATTATTTACTTGCATTACATTTGTTGGAGACTCTTCCCATATTGCTGTGGGTAGCCATACTGGAGAACTCAAATTTTTTGATTCCAACAACAGTAACGTAGTAGAGAGCTTCACAGGTCACCAGTCTCCATTGACCCTAATTCAGTCATATGTGTCTGGTGAGACTCAATTGTTGCTTTCTTCATGCTCTCAAGATGTTAAGCTGTGGGATGCAACATCGATATTAGGTGGTCCCACCCGTTCATTTGAAGGATGCAAGGCTGCAAGGTTTAGTAACTCTGGGAATACTTTTGCCGCCCTGTCATCAGAATCTACAGGGCGGGAAATCCTTTTGTATGATATTGAAAGTTACCAATTAAAAGAGAAGTTGTCTGATACATCAACTATTTCTACAGGGCGGGGTCATGTTTATTCTTTAATCCACTTTAGCCCCGCCGATTCAATGCTGCTTTGGAATGGTGTCCTATGGGACCCGCGGGTGTCTACGCCTGTTCATCGCTTTGATCAGTTCACCGATTATGGCGGTGGAGGTTTTCATCCTGCTGGAAATGAG GTTATTATAAACTCTGAAGTATGGGATCTCCGAAAATTCAGACTTCTACGTAGTGTAGCTTCACTAGATCAGACATCAATAACATTCAATGCCCGAGGTGATGTTATGTATGCAATGTTAAGGAGAAATATTGAGGATGTAATGTCTGCAATGCATGCACGTCGTGTCAAGCACCCGCTGTTTTCAGCTTTCCGCACGGTGGATGCAATAAATTATTCTGACATTTCTACTACCCCTGTGGATCGCTGTGTTCTTGATTTTGCAACTGAGCCAACAGATTCATTTATTGGCTTGATTACCATGGATGATCAAGGCGAGATGTATTCATCAGCCAGATCGTATGAAATTGGTCGTCGGAGGCCAACTGATGACGATTCTGATCCCGATGATGCTGAaagtgaggaagaagatgaagatgaggacgatgatgatgaagatcCTCTTTTAGGCCCTGGCTTTGGTGGGGAAAGCGACAGTGATGCTGAAGACATGAGCAATGATGATGATAGTGCAAGTGATCCGGATGATGACGACGATGAAGAGGGAGGTTTCATAATGAATGATGTAGACTTTGATGGAGAAGGAGACTTGTTAGATATGGTAAGCGATGGTGATGATGAGGACGATGATGACAGTCAAGGACTTTCCGGGAGTAGTGACGATTATGACTTTGGTTATTAA